The Ciconia boyciana chromosome 15, ASM3463844v1, whole genome shotgun sequence genome has a segment encoding these proteins:
- the C15H12orf76 gene encoding uncharacterized protein C12orf76 homolog → MALAAVRGWALAALALLGPGPAERSRPYAVLQKQNLVLLGSILSALLLTIILMAVCVYKPVRRR, encoded by the exons ATGGCGCTGGCGGCGGTGCGGGGCTGGGCGCTGGCGGCGCTGGCCCTGctgggcccgggcccggcggaGCGCAGCCGGCCCTACGCcgtgctgcagaagcagaaccTGG tgctgctgggcagcaTCCTCAGCGCCCTGCTGCTCACCATCATCCTCATGGCCGTCTGCGTCTACAAGCCCGTCCGGCGGCGGTAG